One region of Oryza glaberrima chromosome 7, OglaRS2, whole genome shotgun sequence genomic DNA includes:
- the LOC127780014 gene encoding pathogenesis-related protein PRB1-3-like, translating into MERGASFAVVMAAMAMVLAVIKYCFTLATTSTAQAQTTAADIVNIHNAARSAVGVAALSWDDNLAAYAQGYANQRAGDCALRHSDRNNYQYGENLSWNPSVQAWTAASSVDQWVAEKGSYDYASNSCVGGAMCGHYTQVVWRDTTAVGCAAVACNANRGVFFICTYFPAGNVQNQRPY; encoded by the exons ATGGAGAGAGGAGCGAGCTTTGCAGTGGTGATGGCGGCCATGGCAATGGTTCTGGCTGTGATAAAAT ACTGTTTCACACTGGCCACCACATCGACGGCGCAGGCGCAGACCACGGCGGCCGACATCGTCAACATCCACAACGCCGCCCGGagcgccgtcggcgtcgcggcgcTGTCGTGGGACGACAACCTGGCGGCGTACGCGCAGGGCTACGCCAACCAGCGCGCCGGCGACTGCGCGCTGCGGCACTCCGACCGCAACAACTACCAGTACGGCGAGAACCTGTCGTGGAACCCCTCCGTGCaggcgtggacggcggcgagctccgtcGACCAGTGGGTGGCGGAGAAGGGCTCGTACGACTACGCCAGCAACAGCTGCGTCGGCGGCGCCATGTGCGGCCACTACACGCAGGTCGTGTGGCGCGACACCACCGCCGTCggatgcgccgccgtcgcctgcaACGCCAACCGAGGCGTCTTCTTCATCTGCACCTACTTCCCCGCCGGCAACGTCCAAAACCAGAGGCCGTACTAG
- the LOC127780460 gene encoding pathogenesis-related protein PRB1-2-like gives MARKVAFALVLLAAATLAMAASTAAAQSSPQDFVDAHNAARRGEGVGLPDVVWNTTLQAFAESYVAVLAATCSLDHSNSVQLGYGENLYMGGAGSASTAADAVGLWMEEKADYVYSSNTCTRGALLMCGHYTQVVWRSTTSIGCARAACSNGGGVIISCNYFPPGNFPDQRPY, from the coding sequence ATGGCGCGGAAGGTAGCCTTTGCACTCGtgctgctggcggcggcgacgctcgcCATGGCGGCCAGCACGGCGGCAGCGCAGAGCTCGCCGCAGGACTTCGTCGACGCCCACAACGCCGcccggcgcggcgagggcgtcggCCTCCCCGACGTGGTGTGGAACACGACGCTGCAGGCGTTCGCGGAGAGCTACGTGGCGGTGCTCGCCGCCACCTGCAGCCTCGACCACTCGAACAGCGTGCAGCTGGGCTACGGCGAGAACCTGTAcatgggcggcgccggcagcgcgtcgacggcggcggacgcggtcGGCTTGTGGATGGAGGAGAAGGCGGACTACGTGTACAGCAGCAACACGTGCACGAGGGGGGCGCTGCTGATGTGCGGCCACTACACCCAGGTGGTGTGGCGGAGCACGACGTCGATCggctgcgcgcgcgccgcctgcagcaacggcggcggtgtCATCATCAGCTGCAACTATTTCCCGCCCGGCAACTTCCCCGATCAGCGCCCTTACTAG
- the LOC127780581 gene encoding pathogenesis-related protein PRB1-2-like yields MARKGFVLVLLAAATLAMEAGTAAAQSSPQDFLDAHNAARRGEGVDLPDVAWNATLEAFAESVVASAAAGGACDLRHTSGRGYGENLYWGPVGKAWSAADAVGLWMEEKASYVYSSNTCTKGALLDCGHYTQIVWRSTTSIGCGRAECSNGDVLISCNYFPPGNVPNERPY; encoded by the coding sequence ATGGCGCGGAAAGGCTTTGTCCTGGTGCtactggcggcggcgacgctcgccatggaggccggcacggcggcggcgcagagctcGCCGCAGGACTTCCTCGACGCCCACAACGCCGcccggcgcggcgagggcgtgGACCTCCCCGACGTGGCGTGGAACGCGACCCTGGAGGCGTTCGCGGAGAGCGTGgtggcgagcgccgccgccggcggcgcgtgcgATCTCCGGCACACGTCGGGCAGGGGCTACGGCGAGAACCTCTACTGGGGCCCCGTCGGGAAGGcgtggtcggcggcggacgcggtCGGCTTGTGGATGGAGGAGAAGGCGTCCTACGTCTACAGCAGCAACACCTGCACCAAAGGGGCGCTGCTCGACTGCGGCCACTACACGCAGATCGTGTGGCGGAGCACGACGTCGATCGGCTGCGGGCGCGCCGAATGCAGCAACGGCGATGTCCTCATCAGCTGCAACTATTTCCCGCCCGGCAACGTCCCCAACGAGCGCCCGTACTAG
- the LOC127780018 gene encoding pathogenesis-related protein PRB1-3-like, with protein MERGASFAVVMAAMAMVLATISTAQAQTTAADIVNIHNAARSAVGVAALSWDDNLAAYAQGYANQRAGDCALRHSDRNNYQYGENLSWNPSVQAWTAASSVDQWVAEKGSYDYASNSCVGGAMCGHYTQVVWRDTTAVGCAAVACNANRGVFFICTYFPAGNVQNQRPY; from the coding sequence ATGGAGAGAGGAGCGAGCTTTGCAGTGGtgatggcggccatggcgatggtTCTGGCCACCATATCGACGGCGCAGGCGCAGACCACGGCGGCCGACATCGTCAACATCCACAACGCCGCCCGGagcgccgtcggcgtcgcggcgcTGTCGTGGGACGACAACCTGGCGGCGTACGCGCAGGGCTACGCCAACCAGCGCGCCGGCGACTGCGCGCTGCGGCACTCCGACCGCAACAACTACCAGTACGGCGAGAACCTGTCGTGGAACCCCTCCGTGCaggcgtggacggcggcgagctccgtcGACCAGTGGGTGGCGGAGAAGGGCTCGTACGACTACGCCAGCAACAGCTGCGTCGGCGGCGCCATGTGCGGCCACTACACGCAGGTCGTGTGGCGCGACACCACCGCCGTCggatgcgccgccgtcgcctgcaACGCCAACCGAGGCGTCTTCTTCATCTGCACCTACTTCCCCGCCGGCAACGTCCAAAACCAGAGGCCGTACTAG
- the LOC127780369 gene encoding pathogenesis-related protein PRB1-2-like has protein sequence MASKAFALVLLAAATLAMAASTAAAQNTPQDFLDAHNDARRGEGAGLADVGWNTTLQAFAENHVAGLAAAGCSLAHSPPGSGYGENLFWGGAGKAWAAADAVGDWMKEKAFYVYSSNTCTKGKLLDCGHYTQVVWGSTTSIGCARAVCSSGAVIISCNYFPPGNYPDQRPY, from the coding sequence ATGGCGTCGAAAGCCTTTGCGCTCGtgctgctggcggcggcgacgctcgcCATGGCggccagcacggcggcggcgcagaacACGCCGCAGGACTTCCTCGACGCCCACAACGacgcccgccgcggcgagggcgccggcctcgccgacgTCGGGTGGAACACGACGCTGCAGGCGTTCgcggagaaccacgtggcggggctcgccgccgccggctgcagcCTGGCGCACTCGCCGCCGGGCAGCGGCTACGGCGAGAACCTGTTctggggcggcgccggcaaggcgtgggcggcggcggacgccgtCGGCGACTGGATGAAGGAGAAGGCGTTCTACGTGTACAGCAGCAACACGTGCACGAAGGGGAAGCTGCTCGACTGCGGCCACTACACGCAGGTTGTGTGGGGGAGCACGACGTCGATCGGCTGCGCTCGCGCCGtctgcagcagcggcgccgtCATCATCAGCTGCAACTATTTCCCCCCCGGCAACTACCCCGATCAGCGCCCTTACTAG
- the LOC127780377 gene encoding pathogenesis-related protein PRB1-2-like produces the protein MAQIKAFALVLLAAATLAMAASTAAAQSSPQDFLDAHNAARRGEGVGLPDVAWSTTLQAFAESYVAQLAATTCSLAHSNSEDLGYGENLYGPAAAGSSAATAAAAVGKWMEEKADYVYSSNTCTRGALLDCGHYTQIVWRSTTSIGCASAACSNGGGVIVSCNYSPPGNWPDQRPY, from the coding sequence ATGGCGCAGATCAAAGCCTTTGCCCTCGtgctgctggcggcggcgacgctggccatggcggccagcacggcggcggcgcagagctcGCCGCAGGACTTCCTCGACGCCCACAACGCCGcccggcgcggcgagggcgtcggCCTCCCCGACGTGGCGTGGAGCACGACGCTGCAGGCGTTCGCGGAGAGCTACGTGGCGcagctcgccgccaccacctgcaGCCTCGCGCACTCCAACAGCGAGGACCTGGGCTACGGCGAGAACCTGTacggcccggccgccgccggcagcagcgcggcgacggcggcggccgcggtggggAAGTGGATGGAGGAGAAGGCGGACTACGTGTACAGCAGCAACACGTGCACGAGGGGGGCGCTGCTGGACTGCGGCCACTACACGCAGATCGTGTGGCGGAGCACGACGTCGATCGGCTGCGCGAGCGCCGCCtgcagcaacggcggcggcgtcatcgtCAGCTGCAACTATTCCCCGCCCGGCAACTGGCCCGATCAGCGCCCATACTAG